From the Desulfosarcina sp. BuS5 genome, one window contains:
- a CDS encoding corrinoid protein — translation MDKIQPLIDAVINGDEDKVKVIVLEGITKGEKAADIMNKGLIAAMDIVGGKMEAEDMFIPEVLMSARAMKAGVNALQPHLTKDDAKDLGVVVIGSAQGDLHDIGKNLVKMLMEGGGFSVIDLGTDVKPEKFLEAVRENNADIVGISALLTTTMLSMKNVIEALESAGLRDQVKVLVGGAPVTKEYAEEIGADCYGADAGSAVRIAKSLLYK, via the coding sequence ATGGATAAGATACAGCCCCTTATAGATGCTGTAATCAATGGGGATGAGGATAAAGTTAAAGTGATAGTACTGGAAGGAATAACCAAAGGGGAAAAAGCGGCTGACATTATGAACAAGGGGCTTATCGCCGCGATGGACATAGTGGGTGGAAAGATGGAAGCAGAAGATATGTTTATTCCTGAAGTCCTGATGTCGGCAAGGGCTATGAAAGCAGGTGTAAATGCTCTTCAACCTCACTTGACCAAAGACGATGCCAAGGACTTGGGCGTAGTGGTTATCGGTTCCGCCCAGGGGGATCTTCATGATATTGGTAAAAATCTTGTAAAAATGCTTATGGAAGGCGGCGGCTTTTCGGTTATTGATTTAGGCACGGATGTTAAGCCGGAAAAGTTCCTGGAAGCGGTTCGTGAAAACAATGCTGACATTGTCGGAATATCCGCCTTACTGACAACAACCATGCTCAGCATGAAAAATGTCATTGAAGCTCTGGAATCAGCAGGTCTTCGCGATCAGGTAAAAGTTCTTGTAGGAGGCGCTCCGGTTACCAAAGAGTATGCTGAGGAAATCGGCGCTGATTGTTATGGGGCTGACGCAGGGTCAGCCGTAAGAATTGCGAAATCACTTCTTTACAAATAA
- a CDS encoding trimethylamine--corrinoid methyltransferase codes for MNIVDNQYLEKIHTDALAVLEEVGVKSVSNKVRKIFEDTGLAAYDETTGHIHVLAPLVEQALTTMPKRDQYWIPDNSFGVGGTAPFLYDDNTGELVVPTFEHVAKISQIVNQTYVVDFMARGVLIPKQEAKVMDTIIANCEKPIYVAALTEEGIARAQQIYESRGKLTIQFSIINSPLNIIESMVDPFLSCVEKGIPIYVSTMPMAGLSAPYSMSSLLTLTHAEALFGITLAQLVNPGIMTVHAGLPSVASIKNNYAVDMGLVSFNIANLLMEKVNSRLNLPSIQTACTTSQEKPNEIAEKEAVCGYALMKKYGFHQMRHAFGFLKELVSFSIAKLERHIELCRQTGPELAPDYQIDPYDPEGLEAIKRNSSQPNYMRDDHTLKNTGKVFLV; via the coding sequence ATGAATATTGTAGACAATCAGTATCTGGAAAAAATACATACGGATGCCCTTGCGGTGCTCGAAGAGGTCGGGGTTAAATCTGTTTCAAATAAAGTTCGGAAAATCTTTGAAGACACCGGGCTGGCAGCCTATGACGAAACCACCGGCCATATCCATGTTCTTGCCCCCCTGGTTGAACAGGCTCTGACGACGATGCCCAAAAGGGACCAATACTGGATACCTGACAATTCATTCGGGGTCGGCGGCACCGCCCCTTTTTTATATGACGATAATACCGGCGAACTGGTAGTTCCGACTTTTGAGCATGTTGCAAAGATTTCGCAAATTGTCAATCAGACCTACGTGGTCGATTTTATGGCGCGTGGCGTGCTGATACCCAAGCAGGAAGCAAAGGTTATGGATACAATTATCGCCAATTGTGAAAAACCGATCTATGTGGCGGCTCTCACAGAGGAGGGGATTGCAAGGGCGCAGCAGATTTATGAATCAAGGGGTAAGCTTACAATCCAGTTTTCCATTATAAACAGTCCGCTTAACATTATTGAAAGCATGGTCGACCCATTTTTGTCCTGTGTTGAAAAAGGGATACCGATTTATGTTTCCACGATGCCGATGGCGGGACTCTCGGCGCCCTATTCCATGTCGAGCCTGCTTACCCTGACCCATGCAGAGGCTCTTTTCGGAATTACTCTGGCCCAACTGGTAAATCCCGGTATTATGACGGTACATGCAGGGCTGCCCTCGGTCGCCAGTATTAAAAACAACTATGCGGTTGATATGGGCCTTGTTTCATTTAATATCGCCAACCTTTTGATGGAAAAGGTCAACAGCCGGCTGAATCTTCCTTCAATTCAGACCGCCTGTACCACCAGTCAGGAAAAACCGAATGAAATTGCAGAAAAAGAAGCTGTTTGCGGTTATGCTTTGATGAAGAAATATGGATTTCATCAAATGCGGCATGCTTTTGGATTTTTAAAGGAGCTGGTTTCGTTTTCCATAGCAAAGCTGGAAAGGCATATAGAACTTTGCCGGCAGACAGGCCCGGAGTTGGCGCCGGATTATCAGATTGACCCGTATGATCCTGAAGGGCTGGAAGCAATCAAGCGGAACAGCAGCCAACCCAATTATATGCGTGATGATCACACTTTAAAAAATACGGGAAAAGTTTTTTTGGTTTAA
- a CDS encoding MBL fold metallo-hydrolase, which translates to MHMNLTILGSGGCAVIPKPLCGCNVCREARRKGPPYERTGPCAYISDSNLLIDTPAEVATRLNRGLIDAVDFLTFTHLDPDHVEGFRVVEQIALDFRTWEAYPDKQIQLVLPELLMERVRDIRSVYGPLVEFYEKQGFIKSISYKNSIKIKQILVSAIPVDRGNQTVYIYIFEKDGRKIVYAPCDIKPFPEEKKEVQDADLVVIQPGIFEDGLKHNFKYPDNHISRTTLYTFEETIALCKRIRAAKILFVHLEEYWNRSYADYFTMQSEYENIQFAWDGMRLRI; encoded by the coding sequence ATGCATATGAATTTAACAATATTAGGTTCCGGCGGATGTGCCGTAATCCCGAAACCATTATGCGGCTGCAATGTTTGCAGGGAGGCCAGAAGAAAAGGGCCTCCTTATGAAAGAACAGGCCCATGCGCCTATATTTCCGATTCGAACCTTTTGATCGATACTCCGGCCGAGGTTGCAACCCGTTTGAACCGTGGATTGATAGATGCAGTCGATTTTTTGACTTTTACTCATCTTGACCCTGACCATGTGGAAGGGTTCCGGGTTGTAGAGCAGATAGCACTCGACTTTCGCACCTGGGAGGCTTATCCGGACAAACAGATTCAATTGGTTTTGCCTGAGCTACTGATGGAACGGGTAAGGGATATACGATCGGTTTATGGTCCTTTGGTTGAATTTTATGAAAAACAAGGATTCATTAAATCCATTTCCTATAAAAACAGCATAAAAATCAAGCAGATCCTGGTATCTGCAATTCCTGTAGATCGTGGAAATCAGACGGTATATATATATATATTTGAAAAAGACGGCCGGAAAATAGTTTACGCTCCCTGTGATATCAAGCCTTTTCCTGAAGAAAAAAAAGAAGTACAGGATGCTGACCTTGTTGTTATTCAGCCCGGAATTTTTGAAGACGGGCTGAAGCATAATTTTAAATATCCTGATAATCATATTTCACGAACAACGCTATATACATTTGAAGAGACAATTGCGCTTTGCAAAAGAATTCGGGCCGCTAAAATTTTGTTTGTTCATCTCGAAGAATACTGGAATAGAAGCTATGCTGATTATTTTACAATGCAATCTGAATATGAAAATATTCAGTTCGCCTGGGATGGCATGCGGTTGAGAATTTGA